In the genome of Bacteroidales bacterium, one region contains:
- a CDS encoding DUF389 domain-containing protein — MPLDDREAHKIQNVISEEEKNQKPKSSNNLFSLISDFFHDIFSINEGTDYAGTIETIKRDIVFKGRSIWILIASIFIASIGLNQNSTAVVVGAMLISPLMGPILGIGLSVGTNDWNTFKRSGKFFLIAVIISVLTSTVYFLITPLKEVNSELFARTQPTLLDVFVGFFGGMAGIVAGSSREKTNVIPGVAIATALMPPLCTAGYGLATWQMSYFVGAFYLFFINSVFISISTFIVVKYLRFPLMNYVSPKKEKKIRLYIIVFVLIIIIPSANIFWNVIQESRFNFRAESFIEENFNNYKSDIIYTDIVYSDTLSNIDIYLTDLIFSDAQIQDFKDKLSVYGLTNKGAGITVTDSTNLNFHQEKNNIDTLVNKIDNIGRDIQDKLRVGILEDIYKKQEGIIQGKNAQIEFLENRLINIKQDTLPLQNIKKELAVQYPKIEQFAFAKTIELNSLNRYDTIPTLLVNWKKGTYKSHIRNKTKTLEEWLKIRLNLDTLRVVKY, encoded by the coding sequence ATGCCGTTAGACGACAGAGAAGCACATAAAATCCAGAATGTAATCTCAGAAGAAGAAAAGAATCAAAAACCAAAAAGTTCCAATAACCTTTTTTCTTTGATTTCAGATTTTTTTCATGATATTTTCAGTATAAATGAAGGTACTGATTATGCCGGAACAATAGAAACAATTAAACGAGACATTGTTTTTAAAGGAAGAAGTATTTGGATATTAATAGCTTCTATTTTTATCGCGTCTATAGGTCTGAATCAAAACTCAACAGCTGTTGTTGTAGGAGCCATGCTTATTTCCCCTTTGATGGGACCTATTCTCGGAATCGGACTGTCAGTAGGAACAAACGATTGGAATACCTTTAAACGTTCGGGCAAATTTTTCCTGATAGCCGTTATTATAAGTGTATTAACATCAACAGTTTACTTTTTAATAACTCCTTTAAAAGAAGTAAATTCAGAACTGTTTGCAAGAACTCAGCCTACTTTATTAGATGTTTTTGTAGGCTTCTTCGGCGGTATGGCAGGAATTGTTGCCGGTTCGAGCAGAGAAAAAACCAATGTGATTCCCGGCGTTGCAATTGCAACAGCACTTATGCCGCCTTTATGTACTGCAGGATATGGATTAGCAACCTGGCAAATGTCATATTTTGTGGGTGCGTTCTATTTATTTTTTATAAATTCTGTTTTTATAAGTATTTCAACTTTTATTGTTGTTAAATATTTGCGATTTCCTTTAATGAACTATGTAAGTCCGAAAAAAGAAAAGAAAATCAGACTGTATATTATTGTTTTTGTATTAATTATTATTATTCCGAGTGCCAACATTTTTTGGAATGTTATTCAAGAGTCCAGGTTTAATTTCAGGGCAGAAAGCTTTATCGAAGAAAATTTTAACAATTATAAATCTGATATAATTTATACTGATATTGTATATTCGGATACTTTGTCAAACATTGATATATACCTGACCGATTTAATTTTTTCTGATGCTCAAATTCAGGATTTTAAAGATAAATTATCAGTCTATGGTTTAACAAACAAAGGGGCAGGAATAACGGTAACAGATTCTACGAATCTTAATTTTCACCAAGAAAAAAACAATATAGATACATTGGTTAATAAAATTGATAATATCGGTAGAGATATTCAAGATAAATTAAGAGTAGGAATACTTGAAGATATTTATAAGAAGCAAGAGGGTATAATTCAAGGGAAAAATGCACAAATTGAATTTTTAGAAAACCGGCTTATTAACATAAAACAAGATACACTACCATTACAAAACATTAAAAAAGAGCTGGCAGTTCAATATCCCAAAATAGAACAATTTGCATTTGCAAAAACCATTGAATTGAACAGTTTGAACAGATACGACACTATTCCGACATTACTTGTAAACTGGAAAAAAGGAACTTACAAAAGCCATATTCGTAATAAAACTAAAACATTGGAAGAGTGGCTAAAAATTCGACTTAATTTGGATACTTTGCGGGTAGTAAAGTATTAA
- a CDS encoding thymidylate synthase: MQQYLNLLDRVLKEGIKKEDRTGTGTISVFGHQMRFNLQEGFPAVTTKKLHLKSIIHELLWFIKGSTNTKYLQENGVRIWNEWADPDGELGRIYGYQWRSWTTENGGHIDQLLNVIRQLKENPDSRRHIVSAWNVGDLDKMNLPPCHILFQFYIADNKLSCQLYQRSADIFLGVPFNIASYALLVMMVAQETGYEPGDFVHTLGDAHIYTNHIEQVKLQLTRKPMKLPKMKLNPDIKKVVDFKYEDFTLENYNSHPHIKGAISV, from the coding sequence ATGCAACAATATTTAAACCTATTAGACAGAGTTCTGAAAGAAGGTATAAAAAAAGAAGACCGAACAGGAACCGGAACAATAAGTGTTTTCGGGCATCAAATGCGTTTTAACTTACAAGAAGGTTTCCCTGCGGTTACAACTAAAAAGCTTCATTTGAAATCAATTATTCATGAGTTGCTTTGGTTTATTAAAGGCTCAACAAATACAAAATATTTGCAGGAAAACGGTGTGAGAATTTGGAATGAGTGGGCAGACCCTGACGGAGAACTCGGAAGAATATACGGTTACCAATGGCGTTCTTGGACAACCGAAAACGGGGGTCACATTGATCAACTTTTAAATGTTATCAGACAACTTAAAGAAAACCCCGACTCCCGAAGACACATAGTAAGTGCCTGGAATGTAGGCGATTTAGACAAAATGAACTTACCTCCTTGCCATATTCTGTTTCAGTTTTATATTGCCGACAACAAATTGTCGTGTCAACTTTACCAAAGAAGTGCAGATATATTTCTCGGCGTACCCTTTAATATTGCTTCTTATGCATTGCTTGTTATGATGGTTGCACAAGAAACCGGTTACGAACCGGGAGACTTTGTGCATACCTTGGGAGATGCTCATATTTATACAAACCATATTGAGCAAGTAAAATTACAGCTTACAAGAAAACCTATGAAACTTCCGAAAATGAAACTCAATCCTGACATTAAAAAGGTTGTTGACTTTAAATATGAAGATTTTACTCTTGAAAATTATAATTCACATCCTCATATAAAAGGGGCAATATCAGTATAA
- a CDS encoding dihydrofolate reductase has protein sequence MTISIIAAIAENNVIGKDNDLIWHISEDLKRFKKLTSGHSIIMGRKTYESLPFKPLPNRKNIVISSQKNLILEGAVVVQSPEEAVKICEGEKEVFICGGATIYNHFINIANKMYITKVHHKFDGDTFFPEYTENDWRIESQSKKKYDKKSDLYFSFIDYIKQKQEQ, from the coding sequence ATGACAATATCAATAATAGCGGCAATTGCAGAAAATAATGTTATCGGAAAAGATAACGATTTAATTTGGCATATTTCGGAAGACTTAAAAAGGTTTAAAAAGCTGACTTCCGGGCATTCAATTATCATGGGAAGAAAAACCTATGAGTCCTTACCGTTTAAACCTCTCCCGAACAGAAAAAACATAGTAATAAGTTCACAAAAAAATTTAATCCTTGAAGGTGCTGTTGTTGTCCAAAGTCCCGAAGAAGCTGTTAAGATTTGTGAAGGAGAAAAAGAAGTTTTTATATGCGGCGGTGCAACTATTTATAATCACTTCATCAATATAGCAAATAAAATGTATATAACAAAAGTTCATCATAAATTTGACGGAGACACTTTTTTTCCGGAATATACTGAAAATGATTGGAGAATTGAATCTCAATCAAAAAAAAAATATGATAAAAAAAGCGACTTATATTTTTCTTTTATTGATTATATTAAACAAAAACAAGAACAATGA
- a CDS encoding Omp28-related outer membrane protein yields MKKRALLLISFITAGFSFIQAQTLVSTNIEKKNVILEEYTGIHCVYCPEGHAIAQAMYDANPYDVVLINIHTGGYAAPYSGEPDFRTTYGDVIAADPEVQIGGYPNGSVNRHFFADLTGNGGTSMGRSAWETAAGRVLKEDSPVNVGASTSYNTTTRELTINVELYYTSDAPAASNFLNIALIQNGILGPQTGGGLGDNYVHNHMLRDLITGQWGEEITTTTSGTFIQRTYTYTVPNDFISVPCIVDNCDIAVFVTEDHQEIYSGIQIPAINGTTYVIGSYTNLSEIIQEGITGNNSSFSFDFTNGFLTNEDFTFTLTKENEPADWSSNFTVSGNTYTGTGTETINGSSTEAMTIDITPGASAGFVKYILTAVSVNNPNLQSKKIEVYVIANTGTLLIHNSGSWSTGSPVDFEDEYFAGFDYASVEDYTSCKYNMFMIAAANNKLDNIHTIFFNVAWTFPGINEEITAELTSFLDNGGNLFIAGQDLGWDTWENTGTTITQAFYTNYLNASFNADGSTSNNSISPNPNDDVFGYLNTSSLVNIYGGTNMFPDEMSAVGYGNVFLYYLNNSNKGAAIKSTNGNYKVVYLGFDIPMVSDVSVRNEIIKKSIDWFNGVVSTSNIINTAGINVYPNPASNLLTITTSNISDILISDISGKLLYSEKGSKKFEVNVSNFTKGVYFVKIKNGGSITIKKFVVIQ; encoded by the coding sequence ATGAAAAAAAGAGCTTTATTGCTAATTAGTTTTATAACGGCGGGGTTTAGTTTTATTCAAGCACAAACCCTTGTTTCAACGAATATTGAGAAGAAAAATGTTATATTAGAAGAATATACCGGAATTCATTGTGTATATTGCCCGGAAGGTCATGCAATTGCACAGGCAATGTATGATGCAAATCCTTATGATGTGGTTTTAATAAATATTCATACAGGCGGATATGCAGCTCCGTACAGCGGAGAACCCGATTTCAGAACAACATACGGAGATGTTATTGCTGCCGATCCTGAAGTTCAAATAGGAGGATATCCGAACGGTTCTGTAAACAGGCACTTTTTTGCAGATTTAACGGGTAACGGCGGGACATCAATGGGCAGAAGTGCATGGGAAACTGCTGCGGGGAGAGTGCTGAAAGAAGATTCTCCTGTAAATGTAGGTGCATCAACAAGCTATAACACAACAACAAGAGAGCTGACGATTAATGTTGAATTATATTATACTTCGGACGCTCCTGCTGCAAGCAATTTTTTAAATATTGCATTAATTCAGAATGGTATTTTGGGCCCGCAAACAGGTGGCGGATTAGGAGACAATTATGTTCACAACCATATGTTGCGTGACTTAATTACCGGACAATGGGGCGAAGAAATTACGACAACAACTTCGGGAACATTTATACAAAGAACATATACATACACCGTTCCGAATGATTTTATAAGTGTTCCTTGTATTGTTGACAATTGTGATATTGCCGTATTTGTAACAGAAGATCATCAAGAAATTTACTCAGGAATACAAATTCCGGCAATTAACGGAACAACGTATGTAATCGGATCATATACTAATCTTTCTGAAATAATACAAGAAGGAATAACAGGGAATAATTCATCTTTTTCTTTTGATTTTACTAACGGTTTTTTGACAAACGAAGATTTTACTTTTACTCTGACAAAAGAAAACGAACCGGCTGACTGGAGCAGTAATTTTACAGTAAGCGGAAATACATATACCGGTACAGGCACAGAAACAATTAACGGTTCAAGTACAGAAGCGATGACTATTGATATTACTCCGGGAGCATCAGCAGGCTTTGTTAAATATATACTGACAGCTGTATCGGTTAACAACCCCAACCTTCAAAGTAAGAAAATTGAAGTTTATGTCATTGCTAATACGGGAACACTATTAATTCATAATTCGGGCTCTTGGAGTACGGGAAGTCCCGTTGATTTTGAAGATGAATATTTTGCCGGGTTTGATTATGCTTCAGTTGAAGATTATACCTCGTGTAAGTATAATATGTTTATGATTGCAGCAGCAAACAACAAGTTAGATAATATTCACACAATATTTTTTAATGTTGCTTGGACTTTCCCGGGAATTAACGAAGAAATAACAGCAGAATTAACAAGTTTTCTTGATAACGGAGGGAACTTATTTATTGCCGGGCAAGATCTTGGCTGGGATACCTGGGAAAATACCGGAACAACGATTACCCAAGCTTTTTATACAAATTATTTAAATGCTTCTTTTAATGCAGACGGCTCAACTTCTAACAACAGCATTTCGCCCAATCCGAATGATGATGTATTCGGATATTTAAACACGTCTTCTCTTGTTAACATATACGGAGGAACTAATATGTTTCCTGACGAAATGTCTGCCGTAGGTTACGGAAATGTCTTTTTATATTATTTAAATAATTCTAATAAAGGTGCCGCAATAAAATCAACGAACGGAAACTACAAAGTTGTTTATTTGGGCTTTGATATTCCGATGGTTTCAGATGTTAGCGTAAGAAATGAGATAATTAAAAAAAGTATAGATTGGTTTAACGGTGTTGTTTCAACAAGCAATATCATTAATACGGCAGGCATTAATGTTTATCCGAATCCGGCAAGCAACTTGTTAACAATAACAACAAGCAATATATCTGATATTTTAATTTCTGATATATCGGGGAAACTATTATATTCAGAAAAAGGAAGTAAAAAGTTTGAAGTTAATGTTTCTAACTTTACAAAAGGAGTCTATTTTGTGAAAATTAAGAATGGAGGTTCAATAACAATTAAAAAATTCGTTGTTATACAGTAA
- a CDS encoding acyl-CoA mutase large subunit family protein — MAYKKLFDKFNSATTKEWEEKINIDLKGADYKKKLIAKTIEGIDIKPYYRTEDLSDLEYLSSLPGKYPYSRGNNTENSKHKIRQNIFIDKYKNANKKAVEIVSKGVTSVGFIIDHKEDISKKELSVLLKDIDVSNIEINFISGIHSEKVFQLFKNYILSNNIDSDTITGSVGFDPIGHKTVTGNCYNKNNCNFSDKLKSLIKISENYLPKFKIININAQHFRNAGSTAVQELAFGLAIGSEYMAKANDAGIKTDLIASKIMFTFGIASNYFMEIAKIRAARILWAKIVDAFKVKNKENCKTYIHSVTCNWNKTAYAPYVNMLRTTTESMSALLGGTDSLLVSPFNATFEKPDDFSERIARNTQIILNEEAYFDKPVDPAGGSYYIENLTNSIAEYAWKLFLEIEQEGGYEKAFNKGIIKEKIENTARQRDMNIAQRKEIILGTNQYPDRNEKITIPKKEKRTIPENALRLYRAAEAFESLRQKTEKAKKTPKVFMLTIGNSVMRKARATFAGNFFACAGFKIIDKSGFNTIEDAVQASIKANADITVICSSDDEYPDIVPVIFERLKNKSIVAVAGYPKNSIDALSAFGVKHFIHLKSNILETLKEFQEELGIK; from the coding sequence ATGGCTTATAAAAAATTATTTGACAAATTTAATTCAGCAACGACCAAAGAATGGGAAGAAAAAATAAACATTGATCTGAAAGGTGCCGATTATAAAAAAAAATTAATTGCAAAAACAATAGAGGGAATTGACATTAAACCATACTACAGAACTGAAGATCTTTCAGATTTAGAATACCTAAGTTCGCTGCCGGGTAAATATCCGTATTCACGAGGGAATAACACAGAAAACAGCAAACATAAAATTCGTCAAAACATTTTCATTGATAAGTATAAAAATGCAAATAAAAAAGCTGTTGAAATTGTCTCAAAAGGGGTAACATCAGTCGGTTTTATCATAGACCACAAAGAAGACATTTCAAAAAAAGAACTTTCTGTTTTATTGAAAGATATTGATGTTTCAAATATTGAGATTAATTTCATTTCAGGAATACATTCTGAAAAAGTTTTTCAATTATTTAAAAACTACATTTTAAGTAACAATATAGATTCCGATACTATAACAGGATCTGTTGGTTTTGACCCGATAGGACATAAAACCGTTACAGGAAACTGTTATAATAAAAACAATTGTAATTTTTCCGACAAATTAAAATCCCTGATTAAAATCTCAGAGAATTATCTTCCGAAATTTAAAATTATTAATATTAATGCACAACATTTCAGAAATGCAGGTTCAACTGCCGTTCAGGAATTAGCATTCGGGCTGGCAATAGGCAGTGAATATATGGCTAAAGCAAATGATGCAGGAATTAAGACAGATTTAATTGCATCGAAAATAATGTTTACATTCGGAATTGCATCAAACTATTTCATGGAAATTGCCAAAATACGTGCCGCAAGAATTCTTTGGGCAAAAATAGTTGATGCTTTCAAAGTCAAAAACAAAGAAAATTGTAAAACATATATTCATTCTGTTACTTGTAACTGGAATAAAACAGCTTATGCACCCTATGTCAATATGTTAAGAACAACAACAGAATCCATGTCAGCATTATTAGGCGGAACAGACTCATTATTAGTTTCCCCTTTTAATGCAACATTTGAAAAACCCGATGACTTCTCTGAAAGAATTGCAAGAAATACTCAAATTATCTTAAATGAAGAAGCATATTTTGACAAACCGGTTGACCCTGCCGGCGGTTCATACTATATTGAAAACCTTACAAACTCAATAGCAGAATATGCATGGAAGTTATTCTTAGAAATTGAACAGGAAGGCGGCTACGAAAAAGCATTTAATAAAGGAATTATAAAAGAAAAAATAGAAAATACTGCTCGTCAAAGAGATATGAATATTGCTCAACGCAAAGAAATAATTCTCGGCACAAATCAATACCCCGACAGAAATGAGAAAATTACTATTCCTAAAAAAGAAAAAAGAACTATTCCTGAAAACGCATTAAGACTATACAGAGCTGCCGAAGCATTTGAAAGTTTAAGGCAAAAAACCGAAAAGGCAAAAAAAACACCTAAAGTATTTATGCTTACAATCGGAAACTCTGTAATGAGAAAAGCTCGAGCAACATTTGCCGGAAACTTCTTTGCTTGTGCCGGATTTAAGATTATTGACAAGTCCGGTTTTAATACAATTGAAGATGCCGTTCAAGCAAGCATTAAAGCAAATGCCGACATAACAGTTATTTGCAGTTCTGATGATGAATACCCCGACATTGTCCCTGTAATATTTGAACGTTTAAAAAATAAATCAATTGTTGCCGTAGCCGGTTATCCTAAAAACAGTATTGATGCACTTTCCGCATTCGGAGTTAAACACTTTATACATCTAAAATCAAATATTTTGGAGACTTTGAAAGAATTTCAGGAAGAACTCGGCATTAAATAA
- the scpA gene encoding methylmalonyl-CoA mutase, with product MRPDFTKINFKSTTTSEEKTRNKGEKFITPEQIELDAFYTKEDMKDMEHLNFAAGIPPYLRGPYSTMYVMRPWTIRQYAGFSTAEESNAFYKRNLAAGQKGLSVAFDLATHRGYDSDHERVVGDVGKAGVAIDSVLDMEILFNQIPLNKMSVSMTMNGAVLPILAFYIVAGLEQGAKLEELTGTIQNDILKEFMVRNTYIYPPQPSMRIIADIFEYTSQKMPKFNSISISGYHMQEAGATADIELAYTLADGLEYLRTGVKAGMNIDSFAPRLSFFWAIGMNHFTEIAKMRAARMLWAKIVKQFNPKNPKSMALRTHSQTSGWSLTEQDPFNNIARTCIEATAAVLGHTQSLHTNALDEAIALPTDFSARIARNTQIYLQEETGITKTVDPWGGSYYVEKLTHEIAHKAWKLIEEVEELGGMSKAVETGIPKMRIEEAAARKQARIDSGKDTIVGVNKYKLEKEAPLDILEVDNTAVRKTQIERLKKLKAERNNKEVKAALNAITKSMKTGKGNLLKLSIDAAKKRASLGEISDAIEKVTGRYKAVIRSISGIYSSESKSDMNFEKAKELADKFAEQEGRRPRIMIAKMGQDGHDRGAKVVATGYADIGFDVDIGPLFQTPAEAAKQAVENDVHILGVSSLAAGHKTLVPQVIDELKKLGRDDIMVICGGVIPHQDYQFLYDAGVVGIFGPGSSVSEAAVQILEVLLN from the coding sequence ATGCGACCCGATTTTACAAAAATAAACTTTAAATCAACAACTACTTCAGAGGAAAAAACGAGGAATAAAGGAGAAAAATTCATAACTCCCGAACAAATCGAATTAGATGCTTTTTACACAAAAGAAGACATGAAAGATATGGAGCATCTTAATTTCGCAGCCGGAATTCCGCCTTATTTAAGAGGTCCTTACTCAACAATGTATGTCATGCGTCCGTGGACAATCAGACAATATGCAGGCTTTTCGACCGCAGAAGAATCAAATGCCTTTTACAAAAGAAATCTTGCTGCCGGACAAAAAGGTCTTTCAGTTGCCTTTGACCTTGCAACACACAGAGGCTATGACTCTGACCACGAAAGAGTTGTGGGAGATGTAGGAAAAGCCGGTGTTGCTATTGATTCTGTTCTTGATATGGAAATTCTGTTCAACCAAATTCCTTTAAATAAAATGTCTGTTTCCATGACAATGAACGGTGCCGTTTTGCCCATTTTGGCATTCTATATTGTTGCGGGATTGGAACAAGGAGCAAAATTGGAAGAGCTTACGGGAACCATACAAAATGATATTCTGAAAGAATTTATGGTTAGGAACACATACATCTACCCTCCTCAACCATCAATGAGAATTATTGCCGACATTTTTGAATACACATCGCAGAAAATGCCGAAATTTAATTCAATCAGTATTTCAGGCTATCACATGCAAGAAGCAGGAGCAACAGCTGATATTGAATTAGCATATACACTTGCTGACGGTTTAGAATATTTAAGAACCGGAGTAAAGGCAGGAATGAATATTGACAGTTTTGCTCCGCGATTATCATTCTTTTGGGCAATAGGAATGAATCATTTTACCGAAATTGCAAAAATGCGTGCAGCTCGAATGCTTTGGGCAAAAATTGTAAAACAATTCAACCCGAAAAACCCAAAGTCAATGGCACTAAGAACACACAGCCAAACATCAGGCTGGAGTTTAACCGAACAAGACCCGTTTAACAATATTGCCAGAACATGTATAGAAGCAACTGCAGCAGTGCTCGGACACACTCAATCTTTACATACAAACGCCCTTGACGAAGCCATTGCTTTACCTACCGATTTTTCGGCACGAATTGCCAGAAATACCCAAATATATCTGCAAGAAGAAACCGGCATAACCAAAACCGTTGACCCTTGGGGAGGTTCTTATTATGTTGAAAAATTAACTCACGAAATTGCTCATAAAGCATGGAAACTTATTGAAGAGGTTGAAGAACTCGGAGGAATGTCAAAAGCGGTTGAAACCGGTATTCCAAAAATGCGAATTGAAGAAGCTGCTGCCAGAAAACAAGCCAGAATCGACAGCGGAAAAGATACAATTGTTGGTGTAAATAAATACAAGCTTGAAAAAGAAGCTCCGCTTGACATTTTAGAAGTTGATAATACTGCTGTCAGAAAAACACAAATTGAACGCTTAAAAAAACTGAAAGCCGAAAGGAATAATAAAGAAGTTAAAGCGGCGTTAAATGCCATAACAAAATCAATGAAAACAGGCAAAGGCAATTTGCTGAAATTATCAATTGATGCTGCTAAAAAAAGAGCAAGTCTCGGTGAAATTTCAGATGCAATTGAGAAAGTTACCGGAAGGTATAAAGCCGTTATTCGCTCAATTTCAGGAATTTACTCATCAGAATCTAAAAGTGACATGAATTTTGAAAAAGCAAAAGAATTAGCTGATAAGTTTGCCGAACAAGAGGGCAGACGACCAAGAATAATGATTGCGAAAATGGGACAAGACGGACACGACCGAGGAGCAAAAGTTGTTGCAACAGGCTATGCCGACATAGGTTTTGACGTTGATATAGGACCTCTTTTTCAAACACCCGCAGAAGCAGCAAAACAAGCTGTTGAAAACGATGTTCATATTCTCGGAGTTTCAAGTTTGGCAGCCGGGCACAAAACTCTTGTTCCGCAGGTTATTGATGAGCTTAAAAAACTGGGGAGAGATGATATAATGGTTATATGCGGAGGTGTAATTCCGCACCAAGATTATCAATTTTTGTATGATGCCGGTGTTGTCGGTATTTTCGGACCGGGTTCTTCTGTTTCGGAAGCTGCCGTTCAAATATTAGAAGTATTGTTAAATTAG
- the radA gene encoding DNA repair protein RadA, which yields MAKIKTAYVCQNCGNREAKWIGQCSACNEWNTFEEEVIEKSSSIVSSSNKKVAAKPQRIKDITFEKEIRINTLNAEFNRVLGGGLVLGSIVLIGGEPGIGKSTLALQIAANLEHYKTMYVSGEESLQQIKLRAKRIASGENNCYILSETRLEAILRNAENLNPDIIVIDSIQTISTEKTDSSPGSVTQIRECTTEILKYAKENNKPVILIGHINKEGNLAGPKVLEHIVDTVLQFEGDRNHLYRIIRATKNRFGSTSELGIFEMSNKGLREVPNPSEMLLSQNAENMSGVAVSATIEGIRPFLIEVQALVSTAAYGTPQRSSTGFNSRRLNMLLAVLEKRARFKLATKDVFLNIAGGLKVDDPGTDLSVVCSVLSSDIDIALPKDVCFAGEIGLSGEIRPVTRVEQRIAEAAKLGFKKIYISKFNKKGINFSKFDIEVFGASKVEEVFRALFK from the coding sequence ATGGCAAAAATCAAAACAGCATATGTTTGTCAGAACTGCGGAAACAGAGAGGCAAAATGGATAGGACAATGTTCTGCCTGTAATGAATGGAATACTTTCGAAGAAGAAGTTATTGAAAAAAGCAGCAGTATTGTTTCAAGTTCAAACAAAAAAGTTGCAGCAAAGCCTCAACGTATAAAAGATATTACTTTTGAAAAAGAAATCCGAATTAACACTTTAAATGCAGAATTTAATCGTGTTCTCGGAGGCGGTCTTGTTCTCGGCTCAATTGTATTAATAGGCGGTGAACCCGGAATAGGGAAATCAACCTTGGCATTGCAAATTGCTGCTAACTTGGAACATTATAAAACCATGTATGTATCAGGCGAAGAAAGCCTGCAACAAATTAAACTCCGTGCAAAAAGAATTGCATCAGGCGAAAACAATTGCTACATTTTAAGTGAAACAAGATTGGAGGCAATTTTAAGAAATGCCGAAAACCTTAATCCGGATATTATTGTTATAGATTCTATTCAAACAATTTCAACCGAAAAAACAGATTCTTCACCCGGAAGTGTTACACAAATAAGAGAATGCACAACCGAAATCTTAAAATATGCCAAAGAAAACAACAAACCGGTTATTTTAATCGGTCATATTAATAAAGAGGGAAATCTTGCCGGACCGAAGGTTTTAGAACATATTGTTGATACAGTTCTTCAATTTGAAGGAGACAGAAATCATTTATACCGCATTATCAGAGCTACAAAAAACCGTTTCGGTTCAACTTCCGAACTCGGTATTTTTGAAATGAGTAATAAAGGTTTACGTGAAGTTCCGAATCCGTCTGAAATGTTACTTTCACAAAACGCCGAGAACATGAGCGGTGTTGCAGTTTCGGCAACAATTGAAGGAATCCGACCGTTTTTAATTGAAGTTCAGGCATTGGTTAGTACAGCAGCATACGGCACCCCTCAAAGAAGCTCTACCGGCTTTAATTCCAGACGTTTAAATATGTTACTTGCCGTTCTGGAGAAAAGAGCAAGATTTAAACTTGCAACAAAAGATGTTTTTTTAAATATTGCCGGCGGATTAAAAGTCGATGACCCGGGAACAGACCTTTCTGTTGTCTGCTCCGTTTTATCTTCAGATATTGACATTGCTCTTCCAAAAGATGTTTGTTTTGCCGGAGAAATCGGTTTGTCCGGAGAAATTCGTCCTGTTACGCGTGTTGAGCAAAGAATTGCAGAAGCAGCAAAACTCGGATTTAAAAAAATATACATTTCTAAATTCAACAAAAAAGGAATAAACTTTTCAAAATTTGATATTGAAGTTTTCGGAGCATCAAAAGTTGAAGAAGTTTTCAGAGCGTTATTTAAATAA
- a CDS encoding aspartate 1-decarboxylase, with protein sequence MNIQVLKSKIHRVTVTGADLNYVGSITIDEALMEAANIIEGEKVQIVNNNNGERIETYVIKGKRNSGKIELNGAAARRVQPGDIIIIFSYASMDFEESKKFKPWLVFPDTDSNRIIK encoded by the coding sequence ATGAATATACAAGTCTTAAAATCTAAAATTCACAGAGTAACAGTTACGGGAGCAGACTTGAATTATGTAGGCAGCATTACCATAGATGAAGCATTAATGGAAGCCGCAAATATAATAGAAGGAGAAAAAGTTCAAATTGTAAATAATAATAACGGAGAACGTATTGAAACCTACGTTATTAAAGGAAAAAGAAACTCCGGAAAAATTGAACTTAACGGTGCAGCCGCAAGAAGGGTTCAACCGGGAGATATTATTATTATTTTTTCTTATGCAAGTATGGATTTTGAAGAATCAAAAAAATTCAAGCCTTGGCTTGTGTTTCCCGATACAGATTCTAACAGAATAATTAAATAA